The sequence below is a genomic window from Ipomoea triloba cultivar NCNSP0323 chromosome 2, ASM357664v1.
ttgtatgtgtgattagaaaagagaaactGTGAGTATAAGAATaaacgaaaaagaaaaaaaaaacaaaataaaaaattgaaaaaattaaaattatatttacgcCCCCGATGCGAGAACTGCGCGTCACACACATGAGGAGCAGCTTCTCCTCTCAGTGTGGGAGCCATAGATTATGCCAAAATCTCCTTCATTGCAGGAGAAAAATATCACCAAAAACCCACCATTCACATTTGGTAAACACCCCCACTTAgattttactattccaaaatcTTGCCAAAATCTACTTAATGGGGATGACCTAAGAATAACAACATCATTATGGGGTTTTATTGTAAGGATAACATGGCTAGGGAGAAGAGAGAAAAGTAgtgtaaaaaaatgttaaatgtcaataaaaaaattacttatttaCGCATCCAATGCATGCACCATCTGAGCGCGCATTGTGCGCCTAACGTGCCAATTGGCATTGCTTCTCCTCCTCTCTCCATGGGGTCCCAAAACAAACTTAATTTACTATAAattcaatttcttctttttttaccctctctctcctccaccTCACAAACTCTCTCATTGACATCAATTGCActaaaatacaatgttgatggatttaatttttGCTTTACAAAGTTTAAggatctaattgactttttaagtaaagtttgatagcctatttgatcttttatcctaaaatgtattattttaaggCCTTCCCCAATAGCAATATTAGATGAATTTTTTCGGACCTAGAACTTAGTAATGGGGGTTTTAACTAATGTGAATATGtactttttgtgtgtttttttctcCTGCTAACTTGGATTTTTTGGCTGACATGGTGAGGCCCGCCGATGAGAAGAGAACTACGCCTGAGGCGCATTTCTCACGCCTGCTTGAGCGcataaattccatttttttcagttttttggttttgttttattttgtttttattttattttttttctctattaaattttttatttcttaatcatacttacaaaaacttttcaaaaatcacacaaaaattacaactattgtATAACGCCTAACTGTCCTTGTGCGAGTAGCACGCGTGAAATGAAGGATCAAAGAACCTTACTATGAATATGAGTATTATTGCATTCCTTTCATTAAATATCTTATGTCTTGTCTTTGACAAGACACCACATACATCAAACTCACGAATGCCacaatgtcaaatgaaatttaaGTAAATATATTTTGGTGCGAGTAGCCAAAGAAAACGAAATTATAAGAATACTAAAGCGTTCAACTAGACATAATCATAAAATAAATGCTATTCCATAGTAATGATGTTCAAAgcatatttataaatttatgactTCTATGTTGAGTATGTTTTGATTCGTGTTAAGTATGTTATGAGTCGTTGCTTGAACTGACCTTGtaaattattgtattatatttacTAGTCAGATATCTATTATTCCATAATAATACATAGTAAtagttttgaattatttttgttgcTCACAAAAAGGGATATTTCTTCGCTCCAAGAACCTCATACTCCGGCCACTTAGGATGATAAAGAATAACCACTGTGACTCAACGACTTCTTAGTTAAAAGGACCAGTACCTTGGCCTTATAAAAAATTCAGTCACATTAAGTATAATTCTCATTTGCGGTTAAGTCTCAATCTTACACATATAATTTACCACTTGAGAATCAATTGATCTGTCCATATGAGtgaattattttttctaaaGTGCGTAGCTGAGAAATAGTGGAATGGCACTGAGAAGTAAGTGTAAGTGTGAACGCAGGACTGATCCGATTAGAAAACTTCCACGTTCAAGCGTGCACCCATATCAAATGATGGCTTCGCCATCTTCAAGCATTTCAGTGGGAATCATTGACTGTGTTCATCTCTACCTATCTTAATTGCAACACAATTATTCATTCATTTCCCAAGAACCACAACtccataaacaaacaaattaaagcttcTAATTTGCACGCGAATCTATATAATTGCCAGGAAACCCAACCGATCCCTTCATATTTCTATTTCAGATTATGCAGAGTTTgaagaaaattttactttttagcaGAAAATAGTCTTAAAATTTCATTTCAGATGTTTAGTGGAAGCTCAAATGACATGATGAACTTTAGTAGATTTTTGCTAGCTACCAATTGGCAATGGGGCAACTCCAGCAAAATTAAATTAGTCAGATTATTGATTTGGTAACTATAAGATTAGAAGTTTGACTCGCAGTATGAGCGGCCTATAAACTTTTttagtttgagccgatcagattcaaacaaattaaattggtttatctcattgtggTTCACTATTGGGCAACCTAAAAAAATTATGTCTTTATCCAATAGTTCAATTTGGATCGAGAAATGGACCCTCATCGTTCTTATTTTAGGATGCAATccctatatataaatataatagagtaaacCGAGAAAGATAATAATAGATAGACAATAACATAGGGataaaaagattattattttttaactttagACTATATGCTACAATGATGCATGGAGAtttctatttataaaagtaacaaatattttctcGTTATCTAAAAAATGTACAGCAATGGAGATTCCACTTTGATGGAAACTACTTCATTGATGCCCATTATATATGCAAGTCATTGAGTCAACTATCAGTAGCATATATAATGAATGGTGTATCAGTCAAAACAATGTCTGCAGACTGATCCTCACTGTTCTTGTCATTCCAAACCGTGTTGAACAACACTCATCCCCCACCCACATGATCTCCTGCTCAATCCATTTCATGATTCATCCTTTCATCACTCACATGTCAAGTCCCAAGATGGCCTCAACTGTAGTGTTCATCTGCCTCTGAACTGTTCTTTCAAGAATCTGGAGAGCAAGAGCTCATAATGCAACCTAAGACAGTAACCAGTGAGCCAATCTTTAAGGTTTCCAACATTAATGTAAGCCAAAAGCCAAGAGGGTTTTTGGTTGTGGGGTTCATGTTCCATGGCCAAAGATCATTAGCTAGTAATTAATAATCAAGTTTTACTAATTTGGGATTAAAGTGCACTTATTGTATGTTCCCATTAATTAAGTATCATAATTAGGCAAGTCCACTCCAGGTCTCCAGCAAACTGCTAAAAAGATATTAGTTTCTTGCACTTTTTGCACTTTTAGCACTTTTACTAGAAGGTCTGCACTGTCATCAAACTTACATCTTGCTACTGAGATTATGCATATAAATACATTCCATATATTGTCTCACAAAGACCATAAATCTGTGGTgccaaagaaacaaaaacattcTAAAAATGGGAGCTTTAACCTTAGGATCTCCAATGGCAGGAATAAGTTGTATGTCCAGAAAGTGGATGGTGTTGGAGGTCCCTACTGAGAATAAGGGCTGTTGTGGATTTCCATCTTTCCTTCCTAAGGAAGTTCACAAAATCAAAGACCCTTTTGCCAGAACTTTGGCTCAGAGAATCCAGAGGCTTCCTGTCCAGGTCAGTAGTCCTAAAAGTTTTTTAAGTAGTTTTAATTTGGGGAAAATAAGGTAGTCTCTGTTGACATATATTATGCAGGTTGGACTGTCTGAAGGGTGTATAATGAGTAGTTGTGTGAAGCCAAAGATACAAAGCTGCGGCGCAAATCCAGTGGTTCTTCTCCACTGTTTTGACAGGTTTCACACTTTTCTGCAATCTTTAGTGCACTTTATTGCAGTTGTGGTTTTGGATAGTGACCATTTGATTGATAGCCTGTGACTAAGATTTTTGTCACATCATCCAAAAATGGAATCATAAAATATCCTTAAAGCCAGTCCACACACCCTTAACCCTCACCTTTTTGAATTGGCttaatcctatttttcaacTCTTTGGCTATGAAATGGTTATTGGTCTTCTGTTTTTCATGTTTTTATCTCCAGTTCTTGCCTGGAATGGAGGTGTGCATATCCCTTGCTTGAGGAAGCTGGCTTAGAGGCCTGGGCCATAGATGTTCTTGGATGGGGTTTCTCTGATTTAGGTTAACTCGAAATCGAATCAGATCATAATTTCTCATCTGACTCGTGTCTTATGTTCTTCCCTGATGTTATAATGGTTTCATGTTTTACAGCAAGGCTTCCTCCTTGTAACTCAGCATCAAAGAGATACCACTTGTACCAGGTAAAACGAGTCGAAAATAATCCAAATTTGCTGATTTTGTATCCTAAACAAGTAGTCAGAGTGTTGCTAAACCATCTGATCTTTCTGATAACACCATATATAGCTCTGGAAGGCTCATATCAAACGACCGATGATACTAGTTGGCCCGAGCCTTGGTGCTGCAGTTGCAATCGACTTCGCCGTCAATTTCCCAGAAGCTGTAACAAATACTATTTTCTGCTGATTTTCAATTTATGGTGGGGAATCATTTGGGATGAAacaagtttgttttttttttttttattttatttttattgcagGTTGATAAATTGGTTTTGATCAATGCAAGCGTTTATCTGGAAGGCGCGGGATTTTGGACAAAGCTGCCAAGAATGATGGCTTATGCTGCAGTATTTACTCTTAACTCACATTTCCAAAAACTAAAACTTCATACCTGTTATGTTAGAATAATCAGTAAATTATTGCTGTTTTTGGTCATGTTCTAATCATCAAAACGCTGTCTTGATGATTAGGCCTCTCTGCTGAAGAGCATCCCGGTAAGGATGTATGCGAAACTAATGGCTTTTGATGGTATATCGCTGTCTACCTGCATCGATTTGACTGAGGTAAGCCGGCTACACTGTCTGTTACCCTGGTGGAAAGATGCCACTGTTAACTACATGCTCAGTGGGGGGTACAATGTTGTTGATCAAATCAAACAGGTACCTTAAACATGTTTTCTTAGTCTGTCTGTGTCCATTCGTCGCCATTCTACTAACGCGGTCTTGTCACCGTAGGTCAAACAAGAAACTCTCATCATCTGGGGCGCCTGCGATAACATACTCAGAAAGGAGCTTGCTCATGTCAGTGTTCTTTTCCTGTTTTCTGCAGATACTTGAACTTAAATTTTGTGTTATTATGTGATGATTGGATTGTTTTCGGGGGCGTTTTTGCGTGGAATGTGATGCAGAGACTGAGAAGTGAGTTGCCCAATGCGATTGTGAGTCTGATCCCAAAATGTGGCCATCTGCCCCATGTTGAGAAGCCAGACTCAGTGGCAAAGCTGATTGCAGAGTTTACAAATGGCAAAAAGGAGGCATCTTTTCTTTAGTTTAGCATATATTTTGTGTTCATCTTATGGTGGGTTTACTTAAACATCTTTTCTTTAAGCTGTAATAAAGTTGTATGGTTTGAAATTGTAAAAGAAGTGGCCTGAAACCCAAAAATCCAAACATGATTAAATCCCAGAAAACTGGCAGGCTGTTTGATAACATAGTTAGTTTTTCAGCTAATTTTggcttgtttgaccactattagctattcAACTTGGTTAAAcagtttattgctccaaaacgctaaaattcaaaaaagctgctcaaagcagttttttttatcagttttttgagaaagtcattttacgtgtaatcagctatcagctaacagttaatttatcaaacatctttctacaatcaactaatactatcaactagttAAATCCACTGattcaatcagctaacagttatttATCAAACACGCCAGTATGTTTTCAGAAGTCAATAGACAAACAAGCCCAGATTCTCTGCAAATCTTGAGGTGAAACATTGGCAGAGTTTGCTGTGTTTTCTCCATTCCTCTCATCTCCATCAACAAACATCTCCCTCAAATGATTCCATTTTTGAATCAGCCCTTCCACTGTAGCATTCAATCTTGCCACACAGTCTCTGATGTTCATACCTGCACTTCTTTCTTGCAGTTCAACAACTTCACCTCTGGTTTTCTCTACCTCTTCTAGCCAAGCTTCGATTTCGcgtttcctcttcttcttctgtttcCCAGCTTCCATGCCCACTGTGAAGCTGTTCAGAATCTCCAAATTCCTCTGCAGATCATCCATACACCCACTCAGAGCCTCGGAGAAAGAATCTGCAGAATCAACCTCCATATCCATCACTCAGAAGCTTATGCTAGCCTGTCTGATTGAAACTGAAAGAAAATCCAATTAcataaacaaaaaatcaaagagagaaagagagagagagagagagaaagatgatTTTGAAGATGCAATCTGTACAAGATTACTTTATTTATCTCCATTTTGCAGAAAGCATACAATTCAAAGTCAACCATGCCCAAAGGACAGATTGTTTATCTTAGAAAGTAAACTAGTTGACAATACTTATTTTACAGTTTGTTTCTGTTTCATTTACCTAACCTCGTTTTACGACgcagatcttttttttttttttttctgcaactgtcaggaaaaagaaaaaaaaaaaaagaacagcaCAACCAGGATGAGTTCATTGAACAGACACAAAAAACCTTAACAACGTTTTGAGACAAAAGAAAAGCTGTTAATAGTTAGGCTACAAGTAGTTGAAATGAGTCTTTAGTTCATTTGACAGCAAAAAAAGTTCCAAAGCCTATGGCTTCAACTGTCTGCAAAAAGTTTTCTGATTCTATAACATAATAGCCTGAATACAGTGTGTTAAAAATCTCGGAATATATTGAAAGACCATGGATCCAAATGATCCCTGGATGGATAAGATTGTGTATTCCAAATGTCCAAACATGATTCAGTCTTCAGATGTCTGTTGGTCTCGAGTATGGATCGGGGAAGTTCCAAAAAGACTGGGATTTCTGGAAGAATACATAAAATGCAACAGCTGATGCTAAGAACATTCCCAAGAGTAATAGATAAAGCTGCCATTCTGCAATGACAGAAAGGAATAAGATCAATCTCAGATTCTGAAAtgcagagagagagatagagagagagcaATGCACCTTTCCATTCTGCAGGAAGACTTAACTTGGTTACCATTGCCCCCCATTCAGCTGATGTAGTAAGAACAACCCTAAAATAGACACAATTTGAAAATACTGAGGTTAAGTATCCTAGAACAAATCTTCAAGACAAAAAATGAAGCAACCTTGTACACAATGCCCAAAAAAACGCGACATTTGAAAAGAGGTTCTCTTTGATTTACGGGTAAGCACACAACTGCTACCCGAATGTGCGCTCTGGGTGAAGCCCGCCTTGTCACCCTAGCCgtcaaaggaccacaaggagcaTTAAGAGGTTCTCTTTAGTGTATGCAAGATTGCAACATACCTTTCACTAGGACAAAACTCCAAGGATGCAATGTTTGAGCCCAAGTGAAGTCTCTTACTCAAGTGGGAAACCTCCATCTTTTTCACTTCAATAGTACAAACATCCCCATCTTTGCTTCCTCTGCATTTCCATAAGTCGAACACAAGCACAATTTTTGTTTCGCTCGAGACGATGATGATACTCAACAAAAACAGCGACAAAAGCTCCAATTACAGATAATGATACTTACATAGCAAGGTATTTCCCATCCAAACTAACTGACATTACAGAAGCTGGCTTTTTCAGCAGACTTTTATGCCCAATTTTCTTCCACTCACAAATATCCCAGACAGCAATCAGCATCTTATCACCTGTTCAAAGGCATAAGTAGGATCagatcaaaacaaaacaaaaagggaAGACTGCATATATTAAAGTCTGCATTTTAGCCATACCCTTTTGGACAGTGCAAAACACAAATGGCTTAGTTCCATCTTTAGAAAAGCGGCAAAGTCCAAACTTTTCGTCCTGCCAATATACATTGAAATCCTAAGAGAATGAGGGAAATACTCTGTATCAAACTTAGGAATTAGGTACTAATTGATGTTAAACATACAGGGTTTCGCGCTAGAGATGACACCGGAATACCATCACTTGTCCTCCATATTCTCGCTGCACCATCAGTAGATGTTGAAGCTAAGAACTCAGAATCTAAGCTGAAAATGTAAAAGAGGAGAATGCAACAATCACAACAATCCAATCCTTTATCCAAAAAGATAGTTATGAAAAGATGCTTGAAAGTGCATTCAATTCATTACGGTTCAGTCACCTAAAATCCATATCTTGAAATGACTTGTGAGCTCCTGGTTCATCTACAATAATGTGCATGTTTGGCCACTCATAGAGTCTGAAATGTCCATCCTTCAAGTTTAACAAGGGAAATGTCAGATGATGGATAAATGCTCATCCTTCAAGTTTTAAAGGAGTTAACATTTCACTGTCTCAATTTACTTTTACCCAATTTATCAGTATGGTTGTGAATGGCACTACATGGTAAACTATAGTCTATAATACTATAAGGTTCCAAATTCAATTTGTAGGAGTTGTCTAGTAACCTTGGCTTGAGTTGGTCCGCTATTGACAACCTAGATTAGATCACAAGACGGGCTCACTCATGTTAACATTTCACTGTCTCAATTTGCTTTTATGAAATGTATTTGTATGATTGTGAATGACACTACATGATAAACTATAGTCTATAATACTATAAGGTTCCATGTTTGACTCTATGTGTGAGCtatctattgaccttcttgactTGAGTCAGTCAGCTATGAACAACTTAGATTAGATCATAAGGTGGGCTCAATCATGTTAACATTTCATTGTCTCAATTTGCTTTTAAGCAATGTATATGTATGGTTGTGAAAGGCACATGGTAACCTATAGTCTATAATACTATAAGGTTCCAAGTTTGACTTTCGGTGGAAGTTGTTTATTAAACTTTTTGGCTTATGCCGATCAGCTAGGGGCAACCTAAGCTAAAATCATAAGGGGGGTTTTGCCAGAATGTGTACAAATATAGGAATATTAAATTTCACTTACAACACCACCAGCAGCCAATCTAGATCCATCAACACTGAAGGCCAAGCACTGTTGTGGGCCAACATTTTGGAGATGAATTAAGTATTTACACGAAAGTTTTAGGTTATCTTCCCGACCATACAACTCGAACAATCTGCACATAAAACCAAACATTTGTCTATCAACTTGTACTGTCACAACCAAACGCAAAAACTAAAAAGCATCCATTTTTATCCATTTTAGAGAGGAAGGAATGCTGACTTGCAACCAGTGGTAGTAGAGCAAACGACGACGTCTCCACTGGGATGCACCGCAATGCTCACAGGTTCACATTCTCCTTCAAACGCATACTTTGCCTGATAAATATTCCGGTCATCATTAAAATTTCACCAATTTCTACCCATACAGACATAaagattgcattttttttaaacctttggAGAAGGAGAAAG
It includes:
- the LOC116011146 gene encoding uncharacterized protein LOC116011146, with translation MGALTLGSPMAGISCMSRKWMVLEVPTENKGCCGFPSFLPKEVHKIKDPFARTLAQRIQRLPVQVGLSEGCIMSSCVKPKIQSCGANPVVLLHCFDSSCLEWRCAYPLLEEAGLEAWAIDVLGWGFSDLARLPPCNSASKRYHLYQLWKAHIKRPMILVGPSLGAAVAIDFAVNFPEAVDKLVLINASVYLEGAGFWTKLPRMMAYAAASLLKSIPVRMYAKLMAFDGISLSTCIDLTEVSRLHCLLPWWKDATVNYMLSGGYNVVDQIKQVKQETLIIWGACDNILRKELAHRLRSELPNAIVSLIPKCGHLPHVEKPDSVAKLIAEFTNGKKEASFL
- the LOC116011414 gene encoding SEC12-like protein 1 isoform X2, coding for MDNGKASVACASWIRRPENAHLVVIGKTNPSSLEIFSFHPKTTSLSPSPKAKYAFEGECEPVSIAVHPSGDVVVCSTTTGCKLFELYGREDNLKLSCKYLIHLQNVGPQQCLAFSVDGSRLAAGGVDGHFRLYEWPNMHIIVDEPGAHKSFQDMDFSLDSEFLASTSTDGAARIWRTSDGIPVSSLARNPDEKFGLCRFSKDGTKPFVFCTVQKGDKMLIAVWDICEWKKIGHKSLLKKPASVMSVSLDGKYLAIGSKDGDVCTIEVKKMEVSHLSKRLHLGSNIASLEFCPSERVVLTTSAEWGAMVTKLSLPAEWKEWQLYLLLLGMFLASAVAFYVFFQKSQSFWNFPDPYSRPTDI
- the LOC116011414 gene encoding SEC12-like protein 1 isoform X1 codes for the protein MDNGKASVACASWIRRPENAHLVVIGKTNPSSLEIFSFHPKTTSLSPSPKAKYAFEGECEPVSIAVHPSGDVVVCSTTTGCKLFELYGREDNLKLSCKYLIHLQNVGPQQCLAFSVDGSRLAAGGVDGHFRLYEWPNMHIIVDEPGAHKSFQDMDFSLDSEFLASTSTDGAARIWRTSDGIPVSSLARNPDEKFGLCRFSKDGTKPFVFCTVQKGDKMLIAVWDICEWKKIGHKSLLKKPASVMSVSLDGKYLAIGSKDGDVCTIEVKKMEVSHLSKRLHLGSNIASLEFCPSERVVLTTSAEWGAMVTKLSLPAEWKEIPVFLELPRSILETNRHLKTESCLDIWNTQSYPSRDHLDPWSFNIFRDF